In Nakamurella antarctica, the following are encoded in one genomic region:
- a CDS encoding DUF3618 domain-containing protein, giving the protein MARDADTIQAEIERARDALAVTVDELTIRANPKKLVNDAKQTVTSKLSAPKVKYALIGVGVLIGALIVRRILK; this is encoded by the coding sequence GTGGCCCGCGATGCTGACACCATCCAGGCGGAGATCGAGCGCGCTCGAGATGCGCTTGCTGTCACCGTGGATGAGCTGACCATCCGCGCCAATCCAAAAAAACTGGTGAATGACGCTAAGCAGACAGTCACCTCCAAACTTTCTGCGCCCAAGGTTAAGTACGCGTTGATCGGCGTGGGCGTGCTTATCGGTGCATTGATTGTCCGACGCATCCTGAAGTAG
- a CDS encoding TetR/AcrR family transcriptional regulator: MTQKQNGRQRQPTEIRRRMLMDAARTVIVDRGLHATTVRDIAAAGEVAVGTVTYHFSGIAEVLAGVLEAEMQGYSAPVMRRAAAAATGRKGLGEIIEGLLGSQPRLTEHWKLWLDFWTLAAHRPEYSAYQSQIYQELHEQVRKIIVAGIADGSLSSADPADAAVAFVSMMDGLVIQAYVPQSRLTPKDARRLLHHFVDSSMEVAKS; this comes from the coding sequence GTGACTCAGAAGCAGAACGGTCGGCAGCGTCAACCCACCGAAATTCGCCGGCGGATGCTGATGGATGCGGCGCGAACCGTCATCGTTGACCGGGGATTACACGCCACGACCGTGCGTGACATCGCAGCAGCTGGCGAAGTGGCTGTTGGCACCGTGACCTACCATTTTTCCGGGATTGCTGAAGTGCTCGCGGGCGTGTTGGAAGCCGAAATGCAGGGATACTCGGCGCCGGTGATGCGACGGGCAGCGGCAGCCGCGACCGGCAGAAAGGGATTGGGCGAGATTATTGAGGGCCTGTTGGGATCCCAGCCGCGGCTGACCGAGCATTGGAAATTGTGGCTGGACTTTTGGACGCTTGCCGCCCATCGTCCCGAATATTCCGCCTACCAGTCACAGATCTACCAGGAACTGCACGAGCAGGTCCGCAAAATTATCGTTGCCGGTATTGCAGACGGTTCGCTGAGTTCAGCGGACCCGGCCGACGCCGCCGTCGCGTTCGTCTCGATGATGGATGGTCTGGTGATTCAGGCATACGTCCCACAATCAAGACTGACCCCGAAAGACGCACGTCGACTACTCCATCATTTCGTCGACAGCTCGATGGAGGTTGCGAAAAGCTGA
- the ctlX gene encoding citrulline utilization hydrolase CtlX, which produces MSIQAPASIVMIRPHHFLPNPQTLSDNSFQAPISSYHPDVAARAFQEVTAAAQTLRSHGVYVHLFDDEGTATPDSVFPNNWFSTHAGGHVAIYPMTAPNRRRERRSDVIELLKRDYRVQDVIDYSGLEQDSIFLEGTGAMVLDHITRIAYVARSNRADPIALERFCTNFGYEPLAFDARDEAGIRCYHTNVMLCVGTDFALAGLVMISDRERRAEVAQRLAAPGRQVIELSHAQIGEFAGNALELQGDHGRILAMSTRAERSLTPSQRARVEHSCIIVPLEVPTLELAGGSVRCMIAGIHLEPRFAPAVS; this is translated from the coding sequence ATGTCTATCCAAGCGCCTGCGTCGATCGTCATGATCAGACCGCACCACTTCCTGCCCAACCCGCAAACCCTGAGCGACAACTCCTTCCAGGCTCCCATCAGTAGCTACCACCCGGACGTAGCGGCTCGAGCTTTCCAAGAAGTGACCGCCGCAGCGCAGACCCTGCGATCTCACGGTGTCTATGTCCACCTGTTCGACGACGAAGGCACGGCAACACCCGACAGCGTCTTTCCTAACAACTGGTTCAGCACTCATGCGGGGGGTCACGTGGCGATCTACCCCATGACGGCTCCGAACCGGCGGCGCGAACGCAGAAGCGACGTCATCGAGCTCCTCAAACGTGACTACCGAGTGCAAGACGTCATCGATTACTCAGGTTTGGAACAGGATTCGATCTTCCTCGAAGGCACCGGCGCTATGGTCCTGGATCACATCACTCGGATCGCTTACGTGGCGCGATCCAACAGAGCCGACCCGATCGCGCTCGAACGCTTCTGCACTAACTTTGGCTACGAGCCCCTAGCGTTCGACGCGCGCGATGAAGCCGGAATACGTTGCTACCACACCAATGTCATGTTGTGCGTCGGTACCGATTTTGCACTCGCCGGCCTGGTCATGATCAGCGACCGAGAGCGACGCGCTGAGGTTGCGCAGCGACTCGCCGCACCTGGCCGTCAGGTAATCGAACTAAGTCACGCCCAAATCGGCGAATTTGCTGGAAATGCCCTGGAACTTCAAGGAGATCACGGTCGCATTTTGGCCATGTCAACCCGAGCCGAACGCTCACTCACTCCGTCACAACGAGCGCGCGTCGAGCACAGCTGCATCATTGTGCCCCTCGAGGTACCGACCCTGGAACTTGCAGGCGGGTCGGTCCGTTGCATGATCGCCGGAATCCACCTTGAGCCCCGGTTCGCCCCAGCCGTGAGCTAG
- a CDS encoding cupin domain-containing protein, protein MIDGGFTDGPYALAAALGLEPLPGEGGLYRRTFVGVNCSAIFFMVIGDDFSALHRLPASELYVYQAGAPLDLLLIDNDGPRVLVLGPDPSVGHHLQIEVPPHCWQGSSSLGEWTLVTTVVSPEFKWEMLELGDRKKMIGAYPEAAARITELTRV, encoded by the coding sequence GTGATCGACGGCGGTTTCACCGATGGTCCGTATGCGCTGGCCGCGGCGCTCGGGCTGGAGCCTCTTCCAGGTGAGGGTGGCCTCTACCGACGCACCTTCGTCGGTGTCAATTGCAGTGCCATCTTCTTTATGGTGATCGGTGACGATTTCTCCGCCTTGCATCGGCTGCCAGCGTCCGAACTGTACGTCTACCAGGCCGGCGCACCGCTCGATCTTCTTCTGATCGACAACGATGGTCCCCGCGTCCTGGTTCTTGGACCAGACCCGAGCGTCGGACACCACCTCCAGATCGAGGTGCCTCCCCATTGCTGGCAAGGCTCGTCGTCATTAGGGGAATGGACTCTCGTGACCACGGTGGTCTCGCCCGAGTTCAAGTGGGAGATGCTGGAATTGGGAGACCGCAAAAAGATGATCGGCGCTTATCCGGAGGCAGCAGCGAGGATCACCGAACTTACCCGGGTCTAA
- a CDS encoding amidohydrolase family protein, whose translation MASNNTLDMFEELKTGAILQRGVACDPEALSGAEVFEWASAGGARAAGAGSTGELRVGGQADVVLVDVTGTAATPLHDAESFLYYAASGSDVTDVFVAGRHVVRNRRVTTMDEDQVREDVRVRVARIKAELLAAGDAPGIPARKS comes from the coding sequence GTGGCCTCCAACAACACGTTGGATATGTTCGAGGAATTGAAGACGGGTGCGATACTTCAGCGCGGTGTGGCATGCGACCCAGAGGCGCTGTCGGGCGCTGAGGTGTTCGAATGGGCGAGTGCGGGCGGTGCCCGTGCCGCCGGGGCCGGTTCCACTGGCGAGCTGCGCGTGGGCGGTCAAGCGGATGTGGTTCTTGTGGACGTGACGGGTACCGCCGCGACACCGCTGCACGATGCTGAATCGTTCCTGTATTACGCCGCCTCTGGCAGCGACGTGACAGATGTGTTCGTCGCGGGCCGTCACGTGGTGCGCAACCGCCGCGTTACGACCATGGATGAGGATCAGGTCCGCGAAGATGTCCGAGTGCGAGTGGCACGTATCAAGGCAGAACTCTTAGCCGCCGGGGACGCCCCGGGGATACCCGCACGCAAGTCTTAG
- a CDS encoding DUF5709 domain-containing protein has product MSEVSFEVSDRDGSRDVNDGGDSSTEQLSAEDTLVDRGLEDPLDEGYSPPDYEPNTKIPTEAEEAQGLSLDELLAAETPDVFERAETEDDSEFEALELGEVRAGRLVDSGDGSYDDNEKSLIAEDVGFSGGAASAEEAAMHIFDPDHNDRF; this is encoded by the coding sequence ATGTCAGAAGTAAGTTTCGAAGTGTCCGACCGAGATGGCTCCCGCGACGTGAACGATGGGGGTGACTCCAGCACCGAGCAGCTGTCTGCAGAGGACACGCTTGTTGATCGCGGACTCGAAGATCCACTCGACGAAGGGTATTCGCCGCCCGACTACGAGCCGAATACAAAGATCCCCACAGAAGCCGAGGAAGCTCAGGGTCTGAGCCTCGACGAGTTGTTAGCAGCGGAAACTCCTGACGTCTTCGAACGCGCCGAGACCGAGGATGATAGCGAATTTGAAGCACTCGAGTTGGGCGAAGTGCGAGCGGGCCGTCTCGTGGATTCCGGCGACGGCAGCTACGACGACAATGAGAAGAGCTTGATAGCCGAGGATGTCGGGTTTTCCGGGGGCGCAGCCAGCGCAGAGGAAGCAGCGATGCACATTTTCGATCCTGACCACAACGATCGTTTTTGA
- the bcp gene encoding thioredoxin-dependent thiol peroxidase, with translation MTTQPIDVGDDAPAFSLPDSSNTEVSLSDFTGKKVVLYFYPAALTPGCTTQACDFTAARGVFDTSGYTVIGISPDAPAKLEAFRARENLDLLLLSDPERKVLSSYGAFGEKKNYGKTVMGVIRSTFVIDERGKVEKVWRNIKATGHVARLIKELGVGE, from the coding sequence ATGACCACACAGCCAATTGACGTGGGCGATGACGCCCCAGCATTTTCCCTTCCTGACAGCTCCAACACAGAGGTGAGCTTGAGCGACTTCACCGGCAAAAAAGTCGTCCTGTACTTCTACCCAGCGGCGCTCACACCGGGCTGCACCACACAGGCCTGCGATTTCACAGCAGCGAGAGGCGTGTTTGATACATCGGGCTACACCGTGATCGGTATCTCCCCCGATGCACCCGCCAAGCTGGAGGCGTTCCGGGCGCGAGAAAATCTAGACCTTCTGCTGCTGTCAGACCCAGAAAGGAAGGTGCTCTCTTCGTATGGTGCCTTCGGCGAAAAGAAGAATTATGGCAAAACGGTGATGGGCGTGATCCGCTCGACTTTCGTTATCGACGAACGGGGCAAGGTCGAGAAGGTCTGGCGAAACATCAAAGCGACGGGTCATGTGGCAAGGCTGATCAAAGAGCTGGGAGTGGGCGAGTGA
- a CDS encoding Lrp/AsnC family transcriptional regulator, translated as MDDLDQRLLALLRVNAREPVASLSRQLGVTRATIAARLEKLMETGTVVGFSVRVREFPDSSTVRAIALIEVEGRSTDSVIRRLRGLAEVEALHTTNGGWDLVADIRTDSLAGFDRVLGRIRSIEGVVNSETSLLLSSVLT; from the coding sequence ATGGATGACCTTGACCAACGACTACTGGCACTTTTACGGGTCAACGCGCGCGAACCCGTTGCCAGCCTCAGCCGACAGCTGGGTGTTACCCGCGCCACAATCGCCGCGCGGCTAGAGAAATTGATGGAAACTGGCACTGTGGTTGGCTTTTCGGTGCGTGTTCGAGAATTTCCCGACTCGTCCACGGTGAGGGCGATCGCGCTCATCGAAGTAGAGGGAAGAAGTACCGACTCGGTCATCAGGCGGCTGCGTGGCCTCGCCGAAGTAGAAGCGCTACACACCACCAATGGTGGCTGGGACCTTGTAGCCGACATACGCACCGACAGTCTTGCCGGTTTTGACCGCGTACTGGGCCGCATCCGGTCGATCGAGGGAGTCGTGAACAGCGAGACAAGTTTGCTGCTGAGCTCTGTGCTTACCTAG
- a CDS encoding GTP pyrophosphokinase: MAVHDDVDMLVAAMYAEREKRWNYAQRRTRRLLQSLTAQILLGKDKERLTVGKGRIKEAASALGKIRRKLGPNDLPPTSFDEVDALVNDVVGVRVLAKTPRDLDEISELLPAFLLTQTDITFFPEESNDYVANPKKSGYRARHYVIGVLDPDGEQKPTKVEIQIRTRLQDAWSELTHEDLYKPGPLKPDDFHDKIARTMAGLLNEVDALADHLAIELDSGTDPNERVLIAAENAQPARTLATAVVIRSGPNYALAQANGEQGLVPASVIRLLVGAEKLIDVDDYLQAEDVITVEIIESEKGVYYHPVDAGQLRRPRSVAARAGSPGSDSD; this comes from the coding sequence ATGGCGGTTCACGACGACGTCGACATGCTGGTTGCCGCCATGTACGCAGAACGCGAGAAGCGATGGAACTACGCCCAGCGGCGGACCCGCCGATTGCTGCAGTCCCTGACCGCGCAGATTTTGTTGGGCAAGGACAAGGAACGGCTAACCGTGGGTAAGGGCCGTATTAAAGAAGCAGCAAGCGCGTTAGGGAAAATCCGCCGCAAGCTGGGACCCAATGACCTTCCGCCGACCTCATTTGATGAGGTCGACGCCCTTGTCAACGACGTAGTAGGAGTCCGGGTGCTCGCCAAAACACCACGCGACCTGGACGAGATCTCCGAATTGTTGCCTGCTTTTTTATTGACTCAGACCGATATCACTTTTTTCCCCGAGGAGAGCAACGACTACGTCGCGAATCCTAAAAAGTCCGGTTACCGAGCACGTCATTACGTCATCGGCGTTCTGGACCCGGACGGTGAGCAAAAGCCCACCAAAGTAGAAATTCAGATTCGGACCCGGCTGCAAGATGCGTGGAGTGAACTGACCCACGAAGATCTCTACAAGCCTGGTCCGCTCAAGCCCGATGATTTCCACGACAAGATCGCCCGCACCATGGCCGGGCTACTCAACGAAGTAGACGCCCTGGCCGACCACCTGGCGATCGAACTGGACTCTGGCACCGACCCGAACGAGCGTGTCCTGATTGCCGCCGAGAATGCCCAGCCAGCAAGGACGTTGGCCACAGCTGTGGTGATCCGAAGTGGCCCCAACTACGCGCTCGCCCAGGCTAATGGCGAGCAGGGACTCGTCCCCGCTTCGGTAATCCGGCTGCTCGTCGGAGCAGAGAAACTCATCGACGTGGACGACTACCTCCAAGCCGAAGACGTCATCACCGTAGAGATTATCGAGTCGGAGAAAGGCGTCTACTACCATCCGGTTGACGCAGGTCAGCTGCGCAGACCGCGGTCAGTAGCAGCGAGAGCCGGCAGCCCGGGCTCGGATTCGGACTGA
- a CDS encoding L,D-transpeptidase produces the protein MAAGTIKDFALTNPDGKAVAGTVSGDGATWTASEELGYGKVYTAAGSAVGADGVAVLIAGTYTTLTPASGTARTTMSPADGAVVGVATPVMITFGVKPLDRAAIEKGISITTTPAVEGAWAWIQHDGGLWALDYRPQNYWPSGTVVHVEANLYGTDFGNGYWGREDLTSDFTIGRNQVVIADVNSHELVVKRDGNVVATYEASFGRGGGENNDLTTRSGIHVVSEFFETKLMSNPRYGYTNIPEKWAVRISNNGEFIHSNPNSVDAQGTSNVTHGCVNLSIPDAKSYYDSALYGDPVEVSGTDVLLSPSDGDIFDWAVDWDYWKSLSGLNG, from the coding sequence GTGGCAGCAGGCACCATCAAGGATTTCGCCTTAACCAACCCCGATGGCAAAGCGGTCGCAGGCACGGTCAGCGGCGACGGCGCAACTTGGACCGCGAGCGAGGAACTGGGGTACGGAAAGGTTTATACCGCGGCTGGATCTGCGGTGGGAGCCGATGGTGTGGCGGTATTGATCGCTGGCACCTACACCACACTCACTCCCGCTTCTGGTACTGCGAGGACCACGATGTCGCCTGCTGATGGTGCGGTGGTGGGTGTGGCAACGCCGGTGATGATCACGTTCGGCGTGAAGCCCCTCGACCGCGCCGCCATCGAAAAGGGAATTTCCATTACCACCACACCAGCGGTGGAGGGTGCGTGGGCATGGATTCAACACGACGGAGGCCTGTGGGCACTGGACTACCGACCGCAGAATTACTGGCCATCTGGGACCGTAGTTCACGTCGAAGCCAACCTTTACGGTACAGATTTCGGTAATGGGTACTGGGGCCGGGAGGATCTCACCAGCGATTTTACGATTGGTCGTAATCAAGTGGTGATCGCCGACGTCAACTCACACGAGCTCGTCGTGAAGCGAGATGGAAACGTGGTGGCAACCTACGAAGCGTCATTTGGTCGAGGCGGCGGCGAAAACAACGATTTGACCACCCGTTCGGGCATCCACGTCGTCTCCGAATTCTTTGAGACCAAACTCATGTCGAATCCGCGCTATGGGTATACGAACATTCCGGAAAAATGGGCTGTTCGAATTTCCAACAATGGTGAATTCATCCACTCCAACCCGAATAGCGTTGATGCTCAGGGAACCAGCAATGTGACGCACGGCTGCGTCAACCTCTCGATCCCCGACGCGAAGTCCTATTACGACTCTGCTCTTTACGGCGACCCGGTGGAAGTCAGCGGCACTGATGTGCTGCTTTCGCCATCCGACGGCGACATCTTCGATTGGGCCGTCGACTGGGACTACTGGAAGTCGCTGTCCGGTCTCAACGGCTGA
- a CDS encoding amidohydrolase family protein, with amino-acid sequence MTASSIRIVGATIVPIAGVVLERSEIAFSSSTGVIDYVGPVRGPRGAGDIDGVGRVVIAGLTNGHTHSAMTLLRGYSDNVPLHIWLEHMRAFELRMTGADMRAGLRLAMVEMLRSGTTAFIDMFHWDSMLLAAVSEAGMRVNAAPTVFGYDSVGFPLAFGGTGAEVVDQTPHLVDEFRGDPLVHVTYGLHAPYTCSAELIADVAARARQSGIGVQIHLSETRREIEQSLAQHGVSPIRQVFDLGLFETTLHIAHAVHPLEGDLELLARANVSISHNPVSNLKLGAGIAPVGSTGTLGSTWRWVPIQWPPTTRWICSRN; translated from the coding sequence ATGACGGCCAGCAGTATCCGCATCGTCGGAGCAACGATTGTCCCCATCGCCGGCGTGGTCTTGGAGAGAAGCGAGATAGCGTTCTCCTCGTCGACGGGCGTGATTGATTACGTCGGACCAGTTCGGGGGCCACGGGGCGCTGGCGACATCGATGGCGTAGGCAGGGTCGTGATCGCTGGCCTTACCAACGGCCACACGCACTCCGCAATGACATTGCTACGCGGATATTCCGATAACGTGCCGTTGCATATTTGGCTCGAGCACATGCGCGCCTTCGAACTGCGAATGACGGGCGCGGATATGCGGGCGGGGCTGCGGCTCGCGATGGTAGAAATGTTGAGGTCCGGAACTACTGCTTTCATCGATATGTTTCATTGGGACTCGATGTTGCTTGCGGCAGTCTCGGAAGCGGGGATGCGGGTCAATGCTGCGCCCACCGTCTTTGGATACGACTCAGTCGGCTTTCCCCTGGCCTTCGGTGGCACTGGAGCAGAAGTAGTAGACCAGACACCACACTTAGTAGATGAATTTCGCGGTGACCCGTTAGTGCACGTCACCTATGGTCTGCATGCGCCCTACACCTGCTCGGCGGAGCTGATCGCCGACGTAGCGGCGCGAGCTCGCCAGTCGGGAATTGGCGTTCAGATTCACCTCTCGGAGACCCGGCGTGAAATCGAGCAATCCCTGGCGCAGCACGGAGTTTCCCCCATTCGGCAGGTTTTTGATCTGGGTCTTTTTGAAACCACACTGCACATTGCACACGCGGTCCATCCTTTGGAGGGTGACCTCGAACTTCTCGCACGGGCAAATGTCAGCATCTCCCACAACCCCGTGTCGAACCTTAAGCTCGGCGCTGGGATCGCACCCGTGGGCAGTACCGGGACGCTGGGATCAACCTGGCGCTGGGTACCGATTCAGTGGCCTCCAACAACACGTTGGATATGTTCGAGGAATTGA